The Zingiber officinale cultivar Zhangliang chromosome 10A, Zo_v1.1, whole genome shotgun sequence genome contains a region encoding:
- the LOC122027712 gene encoding very-long-chain aldehyde decarbonylase GL1-9-like, with translation MVFWEGYVSDELMGTIAPIVVYWLYAGLYQLLPPLDRFRLHSRKELNAKNSVTLPTVVKGVLSQQLLQATLAYIVDMASIISGYGKDGSIIERRRALPIQALQFLVAMLVMDSWQYFLHRYMHENKFLYRHIHSWHHRLVVTCAIGALYNHPLEGLLLDTFGGGIAFLVSGMTARTAVFFFCFATMKTIDDHSGLWLPGNVFHLFFRNNAAYHDIHHQLKGLKYNYSQPFFSVWDRLLGTYMPYDLVPRREGGLEARPSKD, from the exons ATGGTGTTTTGGGAAGGATACGTCAGCGACGAGTTGATGGGCACGATTGCTCCGATCGTTGTTTACTGGCTCTACGCCGGACTCTACCAGCTGCTTCCGCCGTTGGACCGGTTTCGGCTCCACTCCCGGAAGGAACTGAACGCGAAGAATTCGGTGACGTTGCCGACTGTGGTGAAGGGTGTTCTATCTCAGCAGCTCCTCCAGGCAACTCTCGC CTACATTGTTGATATGGCATCGATTATCTCAGGTTACGGCAAAGATGGGTCTATCATCGAACGGCGCCGAGCGCTGCCGATTCAAGCCCTGCAGTTTTTGGTGGCGATGCTTGTAATGGACTCGTGGCAGTACTTCCTCCATCGTTACATGCACGAGAACAAGTTCCTTTACCGGCATATCCACTCTTGGCATCACCGCCTCGTCGTCACTTGTGCGATTGGAGCCCTTTACAACCATCCGTTGGAGGGTCTCCTTCTTGACACTTTCGGCGGCGGCATCGCATTCCTGGTCTCCGGGATGACCGCGCGGACTGCTGTGTTCTTTTTCTGCTTCGCGACGATGAAGACTATCGACGACCATAGTGGCCTTTGGCTGCCTGGGAACgtcttccacctcttcttccgCAACAACGCGGCCTACCATGACATCCATCATCAGCTTAAAGGGTTGAAGTACAATTACTCTCAACCTTTCTTCTCCGTTTGGGATAGACTGTTGGGGACTTACATGCCTTACGACTTGGTCCCTCGACGAGAAGGTGGATTGGAGGCAAGACCTTCAAAAGATTAA
- the LOC122026503 gene encoding non-specific lipid transfer protein GPI-anchored 31-like, which translates to MANLVRSAVSLVAIIFIMITTVDATASTIAEPPSSCPDIISSVIDCLSYIANGSIVDRPSKACCIGIASVIKGSTTVCLCKSLKEALSYDVPINMTRVLGLPVACSVKAAKIDCSGVCRFSIAISISTTLFAISNPQQPAAISQYSITGCITSVSSYSVTSCITNASFI; encoded by the exons ATGGCAAACTTAGTTAGGAGTGCTGTTAGTCTTGTGGCCATCATCTTTATCATGATCACCACGGTCGACGCCACTGCCAGTACCATTGCGGAACCACCATCTTCCTGCCCAGACATTATATCTAGCGTGATAGATTGCCTGTCGTATATTGCCAACGGTAGCATCGTTGATCGACCAAGCAAGGCATGCTGCATCGGCATTGCCAGCGTTATCAAAGGGAGCACTACAGTTTGCCTATGCAAATCACTCAAAGAGGCATTAAGCTATGATGTGCCTATAAACATGACGAGAGTACTTGGCCTCCCTGTGGCTTGCTCTGTCAAGGCAGCTAAGATCGACTGCAGCGGTGT ATGCAGATTCTCCATCGCCATCTCTATCTCCAC TACCCTCTTCGCCATCTCCAACCCCCAGCAGCCTGCTGCCATCTCCCAGTACTCCATCACCGGCTGCATCACAAGTGTTAGCTCCTACTCCGTCACCAGCTGCATCACAAACGCCTCATTCATCTGA
- the LOC122026504 gene encoding NDR1/HIN1-like protein 13, producing MAEQAPVRPCRPPLPLPAAGLSPHHHPTYVVQIRKDQIYRVPPAENAALVEHYVNQENFRRQRHCRFLGFLERLLPVLLPLLLVTATVVAFFAAVNPSTPTFVIKSLAIKNVSRSVTEYDFAVSVSNPSNRIGLAYAGGGRVAACHDGKEIATGETSGFYQTHGKSTDLEVVLRGSNKALKASEKGLRIELVANFSVNPKVGGLELWRRSLAVNCDVKVTELDKNKKVRISSQDCSSKLHS from the coding sequence ATGGCGGAGCAGGCGCCGGTCCGGCCCTGTAGGCCGCCCCTGCCCCTTCCCGCCGCCGGACTCTCGCCCCACCACCACCCGACCTACGTGGTCCAAATCCGCAAGGATCAAATCTACCGCGTGCCGCCGGCGGAGAACGCCGCCCTCGTCGAGCACTACGTCAACCAGGAAAATTTTCGCCGCCAACGCCATTGCCGCTTCCTCGGCTTCCTGGAACGCCTACTCCCCGTCTTGCTCCCCTTGCTCCTCGTCACCGCCACCGTCGTTGCGTTCTTCGCGGCCGTCAATCCAAGCACTCCCACGTTCGTGATCAAGTCCCTCGCCATCAAGAACGTCTCGCGGTCAGTAACAGAGTATGATTTCGCGGTGAGCGTCAGCAACCCAAGTAACAGAATCGGCTTGGCCTATGCCGGCGGCGGTCGTGTTGCCGCCTGCCACGACGGAAAAGAAATCGCCACCGGGGAGACCTCGGGGTTCTACCAAACGCACGGGAAGTCGACGGACCTCGAAGTGGTTCTTCGTGGCTCAAACAAAGCCCTGAAAGCATCCGAGAAAGGTCTTCGGATCGAGCTGGTGGCTAATTTCTCGGTGAATCCAAAAGTTGGAGGCCTGGAGTTGTGGCGTAGGAGCTTGGCGGTGAATTGTGATGTTAAAGTTACAGAGCTAGACAAGAACAAGAAGGTGCGCATCTCCTCACAAGACTGCAGCAGCAAGCTTCATTCTTGA